Part of the Paenibacillus terrae HPL-003 genome is shown below.
GAGCCAGCAGGGAGAAATCCAGCCAGGATAGCTTTTCTTTTAATCGGAACGGCACCCATAATGTCATCCCGAGGTACATTGCAAATGTAATAACTGCATACAACATGCTTGCAATCGTGCTATCCGATAACCAGACCAGCACAATCATCAGGGGAGTATTCAGCAGAAAGCTGATATATTGCACGACGACCCAGCTTTTGCGAAAGGATACGAGCAGAATCAGCAGATTCAGCAGGAACAGGTAGCCCATGGCGATGTAAACCGCGCTCCCATCCAGCCCGTTCGCAGCCATATAGGAAAACAACGGGAGATATCCCCCTACCAATCCAAAAGAGCAAATCGTTCGGGATTCATACCTTAACGACAATAGCACAGCGGTCACCGTAACCAGCACAGATAGACCCATGCCTGTATACATCCCTATAATTTCCAGTAAAAAGTAGCTGTAAAAAATCGACCCGTACAGCACCGAAATACCGCCGCCCAATATTCCGAGCGCAAAGGTCTGCTTCTGCTTGCGGTACAACCACTCGCCGCCGCCCAGCATCAGCGTTCCTAACAGAAAGAAGGCTACGCCCTTCATATTTCCTGTAAACCAGTTGGAATATGAATATTTGAAGGCAGCTCCTACGCCTAAAATAATGAGCAAAATCCCCAACTTGTTGATCCAGTTCAAGCCCAGCTTCATTTCGAACTGATTCTGCTTCATGCGCTTCTGCATCGTTTCTACGCTGATCTCTTCTTCTTGAAGCTGGTTCAGCCCGTTCGCCGTATGATGAAGCAGATTTTGCTCAGCCTCTTGGAGACGTCGGTGTTGCTCCATGATCCGCTCACGGATTTCCTCCGAGAACTGCCGCAACCTAGCGACGATCTCTTCCTGATCCTCTTTAAGCTCATGAGTGCTTTGCTGGATCAACTGGTCTACACGATTTTTAGCCCCGTACTCAAAGGCAGTCAATCGGTTCGTTCCTTCTGCTGTTCTGGAAGCAAAATAGGTCTCCAGCTTTTCACGCGAGATGCGGATCATATTTGCCTTCTCGCTCAGCATTTGCTCCGTCAGCGCCGTGCGCAGCTTTCCATTTTCCTGCTCAATATGTTGTACCCGCTCTTCCAGACGAATGCAGCGGGCCTGAGCATCCTCGAATTTCTTCCGTAGTACCTCATTCTCCAGAATGACATCCGAGGCTTCATAGTCCGCGATTAACGTCTGGTATTCCTTAAGCAGCTTGTTCTGCTCTTGGCGGATCGTATGTAAACGATCTTTAAAATCCTTCATGTTTCCCTCCATCGCTGTCCAATTTGGTAATCATTACATTTTACATGAAATAAAAAAAGCATTATAGAGACTATAGCCTATTTTGAACTTGGATAAAGCCTACCCCCTTCCTTCGCAAAAACGAAACCCGGATTATATCACCCCGCTATGGTGAGTAATTCCCTATATTCAAAAGGACTTATTCAAATTATAATATTTGATAATGAAAATCATTATCATTTTGAGTAGGAGGAATTATCTTGTCCGTTTTTAATAAAATAACCTTTACTTGTTTAATCTCCGTTTTGCTGATCCTGACAGTAGCTTGCGGTTCTGCCAAAATACCCGCGACAGCGACGAATGAATCAGAGAAACAAGACAATCCATCTACCGAAGCCTCCAAGCCCAAGCGGATCGTCATTACCTATTTTCCATATGCTGAACATCTATTTGCCATCGGTGAGCAGGATGCGGTTGCTGGAGTGGTAGGCTTGTCTTCACTGTAAAACTTTAAAGTATACCAACCGTACCAGCCAGAATAAAATACAAAATCTTGGCGATAAGATTAACTTGGAGCGCATTCTTGCCATACAACCAGATCTTATTATTATCTCTGATCAGGACGAGGCTTTATATGATCAGCTCTCCAAAATCGCTAAGACGATCATTGTCCCCATGTCCGAAAATTGGCAGGACACGATTATGTTAGCTAGGATAATTCAAAATAACAGAATGGATGGTTCTTTCTGTAAACAAAATCACTAATCTGTCCGATACATACATAAGGATAATTTATTGTTAAATATACCCTTGAAAATTATGATTTCACATATCTTTTATAGTAGACCTCGCTTTGAGATAACCAGCTACTTGATACGCACAGTTCTATGTAAATGCAGCGACCAGAAAGGAGATAGAACGTGAATCGTGAAGAGGTTTTTCGTCATTTTACAAATGAGATCTATGAACCCCTAAAACATCGAATGTTATTTGCGCTGGAAGTCTATTTTCAAAATCATAAGCATGCCTTGGCCGAGACAGTTCACAATTCACTGGAGCAGATACTTGGGAAAGTCAAGTTGATGCAGCAAGAAGGTAATAAACAGGCGCTGGGATATATATCTTACTCCATGCTTCGTACCGAATTAGCAAACGGAAGGGCTACCTATTTAGTGGAGGCGATGGATAAGAGATGGTTTATGGATCTCCATCCTTGCCGGGACACTTATGATGCTGAATGGGCCTTTCGCTATTTGGACGAGTGGGAGACGGAATTAAGTAAGCACGCTAAGAAATATGGTGGAAGAATCGGTTTAGATGATATTCAAAGGATGAAATTGCGCGCGGCAGTACATATTCATCAATATATCATTGCTTTATCGCGTTTTAGTGTCACAGAAGAATGGTTGGATGAAATACAGTTGGAAGATGTGTTTGAACTGAGAGTCGGAGAATATTTAGACCGAAGTGAAGTCGTTTATAAACGGGATGTGCGTGTCAAAGATTCTACAGTGATGAAAGAGTGGCTTGAGGAAAAGAAGCCATACGACTACATACATGAAGTTTTTCGAGGAATTGACGGGTCTCAAGGACATTATGAGGGAATCCGTCTGCAATATGCAGACTTGAGTGAAAGTTCTTTTAACAATGGTGTTTTTGCGGGAGGGAATATGATCGGCTCCCGTTGGAATAAAACCTGTTTACAAGAAGCGGATTTTAGCGGCTGTTTGATTCAAGAAGCACGTTTTGAACAAGCCAACTTAAGAGGAGCTTCTTTCCGAGATGCAGTAGCCGTACCTGGAATATATCAGTCTGAACGATGGGAAAGGCCCGGTTTTCAACCCGTAAGTTTTGCAGGAGCAGATCTTACTGAAGCCGAATTTCAGGGCGCTTACTTACAGGGTGCAGATTTCACTGGTGCCATATTGCAGGGAGCCAACTTTATGGGTGCCGCGTTTGAGGGAGCCTGCTTCAAAGGAGCTATGCTGGATGGAGCCCGATTCAGTTTAGGCATGCATCCAGTTGCCCGGGATTGAACTTAAATTGGATGACACCATGTGGGACAGACGCAATGGAAGGGACGTGGCATAGTGGAGTATTTTCTTTGTCAACATGATGATCGTATGTTGTATTCTGTTGTTCCCGTATGGGACGAAGAGGCCAATGCAGAGATGGTGAGCATACATGACTGGACGGAATGGCCGCCTTCTTATGCTGCACAGTTTAAGGTCAAGGGTAACGATTATACGGTTTATCCTGATATTCTGTTGGGTTCCAAGATGATGGTATCTGATGCTGTGCATGAACTGTTACAGTTCTATACACCGAGCGTGTTCAGCCGTATGGCTTTGTTTCGAGATGTGGAACGTTCGCAGCAAAAGTTGTACTGGATGATTCAACCCCCTTTAGTAGATTGTTTAGGTGAACAAAGTCAATTTCATCCCGGAGGAACATTGATGAAGCTGGTGGTAGATCGACAGCGTACCGAGGGAAGACCTCTATTGCAAGTCCGAGGGTTGCGTGAAACCTGTACGATAGTAAATCTGGCCTTAGCAGAAAGTCTATTGCGTAGGGGAACAAGTGGCATCACCTTTCAGGAAGTCGCCATGCAGTAGTGAAAAATGGGAGGGGATTATGTTTGGAACATCTGGATCAGAAAATTGTTTCTTTGCTACATACGGTAATATCAGAAAATGCCGAAAATGATCAATCTTTAACGGAGCTTGAAGCGGTGAA
Proteins encoded:
- a CDS encoding ABC transporter substrate-binding protein, with the translated sequence MNLERILAIQPDLIIISDQDEALYDQLSKIAKTIIVPMSENWQDTIMLARIIQNNRMDGSFCKQNH
- a CDS encoding pentapeptide repeat-containing protein, which codes for MNREEVFRHFTNEIYEPLKHRMLFALEVYFQNHKHALAETVHNSLEQILGKVKLMQQEGNKQALGYISYSMLRTELANGRATYLVEAMDKRWFMDLHPCRDTYDAEWAFRYLDEWETELSKHAKKYGGRIGLDDIQRMKLRAAVHIHQYIIALSRFSVTEEWLDEIQLEDVFELRVGEYLDRSEVVYKRDVRVKDSTVMKEWLEEKKPYDYIHEVFRGIDGSQGHYEGIRLQYADLSESSFNNGVFAGGNMIGSRWNKTCLQEADFSGCLIQEARFEQANLRGASFRDAVAVPGIYQSERWERPGFQPVSFAGADLTEAEFQGAYLQGADFTGAILQGANFMGAAFEGACFKGAMLDGARFSLGMHPVARD
- a CDS encoding DUF2339 domain-containing protein; translation: MKDFKDRLHTIRQEQNKLLKEYQTLIADYEASDVILENEVLRKKFEDAQARCIRLEERVQHIEQENGKLRTALTEQMLSEKANMIRISREKLETYFASRTAEGTNRLTAFEYGAKNRVDQLIQQSTHELKEDQEEIVARLRQFSEEIRERIMEQHRRLQEAEQNLLHHTANGLNQLQEEEISVETMQKRMKQNQFEMKLGLNWINKLGILLIILGVGAAFKYSYSNWFTGNMKGVAFFLLGTLMLGGGEWLYRKQKQTFALGILGGGISVLYGSIFYSYFLLEIIGMYTGMGLSVLVTVTAVLLSLRYESRTICSFGLVGGYLPLFSYMAANGLDGSAVYIAMGYLFLLNLLILLVSFRKSWVVVQYISFLLNTPLMIVLVWLSDSTIASMLYAVITFAMYLGMTLWVPFRLKEKLSWLDFSLLALNTVVSCSVLYSLFGDAGLDDYKGLLALVFCLVYGGLGRWVSRYIPEETQTKILFYATSLTFSILMVPFQFGVRWLSMGWLIEAVLLTLYGNRYRLKELERTGWGILLLCLGAFFFVDFPIYLLSGFETDYFGLKYTLITLGMLIVTVFYAIQFGRPDAFKNNRLYEMRIMQVFKYVTLVNVYGYLLYEAGHWYNIIVPEGFTHYSFYKALLYTCVSLVLAYSLPKVKLLYDQVIKYYSLALYVIGYALGLLVTVAIPTLHDNYAQNTAADYVALVVLAAFNVLVFFSSRDFLNALMTRHYRSTELYPVIMGVYLLGVITAFLGVQFRLGDAGLVFSLVYLLLAILYIVYGFRKRVVYIRRFGLGLTLLSTGKLLLYDLHLLTTGSTIVAYFSFGVVLLAISYIYQKVSNRMGEAIIEKDVEEKM